One Bradyrhizobium zhanjiangense DNA segment encodes these proteins:
- a CDS encoding sulfite exporter TauE/SafE family protein, whose product MQLYLPIADLPVNVFLVLAMGAAVGFVSGMFGIGGGFLMTPLLIFIGITPAVAVASVTSHIAASSFSGALSYWRRRAIDPALASVLLCGGVTGTALGVWTFTQLRALGQLDLMIALSYVVLLTTVGSLMFSEGLRALMRTRRGAVPPRRTHNWIHGLPLKMRFKRSKIYLSVIPVVVVGIVIGFIGAIMGIGGGFILVPIMIYLLRVPTSTVIGTSMVLTLVTMLFATMLHAVTNHLVDAVLALILMVGGVTGAQFGARAGQKIRGEQLRLLLGLLILSVGVRFAIELVIRPEDLFTIRELGVST is encoded by the coding sequence ATGCAGCTCTACCTTCCGATCGCCGATCTTCCGGTCAACGTCTTCCTGGTGCTCGCCATGGGCGCCGCGGTCGGCTTCGTCTCCGGCATGTTCGGGATCGGCGGCGGCTTCCTGATGACGCCGCTACTGATCTTCATCGGCATCACGCCGGCGGTCGCAGTTGCCTCCGTCACGAGCCATATCGCGGCCTCGTCCTTTTCGGGCGCACTGTCCTATTGGCGGCGGCGCGCGATCGATCCGGCGCTGGCGAGCGTCCTGCTCTGCGGCGGCGTCACCGGCACGGCGCTGGGGGTGTGGACCTTCACCCAGCTCCGCGCGCTCGGCCAGCTCGACCTGATGATCGCGCTCTCTTACGTCGTGCTGCTCACCACCGTCGGCAGCCTGATGTTCTCCGAAGGCCTGCGCGCCCTGATGCGGACCCGGCGCGGCGCGGTGCCGCCGCGCCGCACCCACAATTGGATCCACGGCCTGCCGCTGAAGATGCGGTTCAAGCGCTCCAAGATCTACCTGTCGGTGATTCCCGTGGTGGTCGTCGGCATCGTGATCGGCTTCATCGGCGCCATCATGGGCATCGGCGGCGGCTTCATCCTGGTGCCGATCATGATCTATCTCTTGCGGGTGCCGACCTCGACGGTGATCGGCACCTCCATGGTCCTCACCCTGGTCACGATGCTGTTCGCGACCATGCTGCATGCGGTGACCAATCACCTCGTCGACGCCGTGCTGGCGCTGATCCTGATGGTCGGCGGCGTCACCGGCGCGCAATTCGGCGCCCGCGCCGGGCAGAAGATCCGCGGCGAGCAGCTGCGGCTGCTGCTGGGCCTGTTGATCCTCTCGGTCGGGGTCCGCTTCGCGATCGAGTTGGTGATCCGCCCCGAGGACCTCTTCACCATCCGCGAGCTGGGAGTGAGCACCTGA
- a CDS encoding TIGR02186 family protein, producing MRALLALLLVLLLGSAARAERLIVSVSNHRVTVTPNYSGEELVLFGSVEKDATTPANRTSYDLVVTVMGPRADMVTRRKERTFGIWINTDYRQFLQVPSYLALFANRPFDAITSPEIARRQQIGLNNVRLTQRVSGDYADVVPNDAFRSAFIRLRTQHGLYREDASAVTFLTPTLFRTGIPLPAEVPIGTYEVEIKLFANGAFIGKTETAFEIVKVGFEQFVATSARQNGLIYGLATAAMALMTGWMASIVFRKD from the coding sequence ATGCGCGCGCTGCTCGCCCTCCTTCTCGTCCTGCTGCTCGGCTCGGCCGCGCGCGCCGAGCGGCTGATCGTGTCGGTCTCCAACCACCGCGTCACCGTGACGCCGAATTATTCGGGCGAGGAGCTGGTGCTGTTCGGCTCGGTGGAGAAGGACGCGACGACGCCAGCCAACCGCACCAGTTACGATCTCGTGGTCACCGTGATGGGCCCGCGCGCCGACATGGTGACGCGGCGGAAAGAACGCACCTTCGGCATCTGGATCAACACCGACTACCGGCAATTCCTGCAGGTGCCGAGCTATCTGGCGCTGTTCGCCAACCGTCCCTTCGACGCCATCACCTCGCCCGAGATCGCGCGCCGGCAGCAGATCGGGCTCAACAACGTGCGGCTGACCCAACGGGTCAGCGGCGACTATGCCGACGTGGTGCCGAACGACGCGTTCCGCTCCGCCTTCATCCGCCTTCGCACCCAGCACGGCCTTTATCGCGAGGATGCGAGCGCGGTGACGTTCCTGACGCCGACGCTGTTCCGCACCGGCATTCCACTGCCGGCGGAGGTGCCGATCGGCACCTATGAGGTGGAGATCAAGCTGTTTGCGAACGGCGCGTTCATCGGCAAGACCGAGACCGCGTTCGAAATCGTCAAAGTCGGCTTCGAGCAGTTCGTCGCCACCAGCGCGCGGCAGAACGGGCTGATCTACGGCCTGGCCACCGCGGCGATGGCGCTGATGACGGGATGGATGGCATCGATCGTGTTCCGGAAGGACTAA
- a CDS encoding MBL fold metallo-hydrolase — protein sequence MPVSITLIGGPTALIEIDGFRLLTDPTFDAPGAYQLPHVKLEKTIGPAVRPDAIGPVDAVLLSHDQHSDNLDNSGREYLFKVKRVLTTEAGAKRLGGHVEGLAPWSAAHLRDDDGNTLTITATPARHGPAGIEPLSGDVIGFVVSSSRKDTRPVYISGDTTWFDGVAEVARRFKCGVVLPFAGAAQTRGPFHLTMDTNDTIETARAFPDAMIVPVHTEGWAHFRQNSEDLRKTFDVLGFGTRLRLLEPGVPTVIEAP from the coding sequence ATGCCCGTTTCCATCACCCTGATCGGCGGCCCCACGGCGCTGATCGAGATCGACGGCTTTCGCCTGCTCACCGACCCGACCTTCGATGCGCCCGGTGCCTATCAACTGCCGCATGTGAAGCTGGAGAAAACGATCGGACCTGCGGTGAGGCCTGACGCGATCGGCCCGGTCGATGCGGTGCTGCTCAGCCACGACCAGCACTCCGACAATCTCGACAATTCCGGCCGCGAATACCTCTTCAAGGTCAAGCGCGTGCTGACGACCGAGGCGGGCGCAAAGCGCCTCGGCGGCCATGTCGAGGGCCTTGCGCCCTGGAGCGCCGCGCATCTGAGGGACGACGACGGCAATACGCTGACGATCACCGCGACGCCCGCGCGCCACGGCCCGGCCGGCATCGAGCCCTTGTCCGGCGACGTCATCGGCTTCGTGGTGTCGTCGAGCCGGAAGGACACGCGTCCGGTCTATATCAGCGGCGACACCACCTGGTTCGACGGCGTCGCCGAAGTCGCGCGCCGCTTCAAATGCGGGGTGGTGCTGCCCTTCGCGGGCGCGGCGCAAACGCGCGGGCCGTTTCATCTCACCATGGACACCAACGACACCATCGAGACTGCGCGTGCCTTTCCCGATGCGATGATCGTGCCGGTGCACACCGAAGGCTGGGCGCATTTCCGCCAGAACAGCGAGGATCTGCGCAAGACCTTCGACGTGCTCGGCTTCGGGACGCGGCTACGCCTGCTGGAGCCAGGCGTGCCGACGGTGATCGAGGCGCCGTGA
- a CDS encoding DMT family transporter gives MSLAPSIAVPRSRFNALPLTIGLFCLLWSYAFVAGKIGVTYCPPLILLAARFSLAGILILGATWIRGDGWSLPWRDAAIFAVLGIANNALYLGLGYTGLQSVSAGLGGLIVSANPVFTAALAALLLGESMTWRKAAGLLLGVIGVTFIVWHRLSVGTDSLHGILFTLASLASIVAGTILFKLLAPKGSLWIGNGIQNIAAGIVLAPVAFTFADVHAIVLTPSLIGAFAFLVLGGSILAYLLWFHLLKVCGATAASSYHFLMPPLGMLFAFVVLGEHVEARDLLGIIPVALGIYLVTRPAKPVS, from the coding sequence ATGTCGCTCGCCCCATCGATCGCCGTCCCCCGCAGCCGTTTCAATGCGCTGCCGCTCACTATCGGCCTGTTCTGTCTGCTCTGGAGCTACGCCTTCGTCGCCGGCAAGATCGGCGTCACCTATTGCCCGCCATTGATCCTCCTCGCGGCACGCTTCTCGCTCGCCGGCATTCTGATCCTGGGCGCGACCTGGATTCGCGGCGACGGCTGGTCGCTGCCCTGGCGCGACGCCGCGATCTTCGCCGTGCTCGGTATCGCCAACAACGCGCTCTATCTCGGGCTTGGCTATACCGGCCTGCAATCGGTCTCCGCCGGCCTCGGCGGGCTGATCGTGTCGGCCAATCCGGTGTTCACGGCTGCGCTCGCCGCGCTGCTGCTCGGCGAAAGCATGACCTGGCGCAAGGCGGCGGGCCTGCTGCTCGGCGTCATCGGTGTCACCTTCATCGTCTGGCACCGTCTGTCGGTGGGTACCGACAGCCTGCACGGCATCCTGTTCACGCTGGCTTCGCTGGCCTCGATCGTTGCCGGCACCATCCTGTTCAAGCTGCTCGCGCCGAAGGGTTCGTTGTGGATCGGCAACGGCATCCAGAATATCGCCGCCGGTATCGTGCTGGCGCCGGTCGCGTTCACCTTCGCCGACGTTCACGCGATCGTGCTCACCCCGAGCCTGATCGGCGCCTTTGCCTTCCTCGTGCTCGGCGGCTCGATCCTCGCCTACCTGCTCTGGTTTCATCTCCTGAAAGTGTGCGGAGCGACGGCGGCAAGCAGCTATCATTTCCTGATGCCACCGCTCGGCATGCTGTTCGCCTTCGTCGTGCTCGGCGAACACGTCGAGGCCCGCGATTTGCTCGGGATCATTCCAGTCGCGCTCGGCATTTATCTGGTGACGCGGCCGGCAAAGCCCGTGTCGTAA
- a CDS encoding LysR family transcriptional regulator, whose translation MLDLELLRSFVSVVEAGGFTRAGERVHRTQSTVSQQIKRLEEDVGQVLLHRDGKDVRPTEAGERLLFYARRLLSLAEEARDVLRQPDGEGAIRLGIPEDFAAYRLAKLLGAFSRSHPRLRLDVRADQSKHLARDLERGELDLALYKREAGAKDAIAVWPERVHWVTSKSHPVDVTVSSVPLIGFPLGCIYRAGAIHALESAGRAWHTAYTSSSLAGIQAAVAAGMGLSILSEMAIQSDHRVLTAKDGFAPINRTEVALMAAPGASPATLRLADRLAEFCDDVQAKAA comes from the coding sequence ATGCTCGATCTCGAGCTGCTGCGCAGCTTCGTCTCGGTGGTCGAGGCCGGCGGCTTCACCCGCGCCGGCGAGCGCGTCCACCGCACGCAATCGACCGTGAGCCAGCAGATCAAGCGGCTGGAGGAGGATGTCGGCCAGGTGCTGCTGCACCGCGACGGCAAGGACGTGCGCCCGACCGAAGCCGGCGAGCGGCTGCTGTTCTATGCGCGGCGGCTGCTCTCGCTCGCCGAGGAGGCGCGCGATGTGCTGCGCCAGCCCGACGGCGAAGGCGCGATCAGGCTCGGCATTCCCGAGGATTTTGCCGCGTACCGATTGGCGAAACTGCTTGGTGCGTTCTCGCGCTCGCATCCGCGCCTGCGGCTCGATGTGCGCGCCGACCAGAGCAAGCATCTGGCCCGTGATCTCGAACGCGGCGAACTCGATCTTGCGCTCTATAAGCGCGAGGCTGGCGCGAAGGACGCCATCGCGGTGTGGCCCGAGCGGGTGCACTGGGTCACCAGCAAGAGCCATCCGGTCGACGTCACCGTGTCGTCGGTGCCGCTGATCGGTTTTCCGCTCGGCTGCATCTATCGCGCCGGCGCCATCCACGCGCTGGAAAGCGCGGGCCGCGCCTGGCACACTGCCTACACGTCATCCAGTCTCGCCGGCATCCAGGCCGCGGTCGCCGCCGGCATGGGACTGAGCATCCTGTCGGAGATGGCCATCCAGTCCGACCACCGCGTGCTGACCGCCAAGGACGGCTTTGCGCCGATCAACCGCACCGAGGTGGCATTGATGGCCGCACCGGGCGCCAGCCCCGCGACGCTGCGGCTGGCGGATCGGCTCGCCGAGTTTTGCGATGATGTGCAGGCGAAGGCGGCGTGA
- the pdeM gene encoding ligase-associated DNA damage response endonuclease PdeM — protein MTEQVALSISSTRTLDVAGISLHADLSGALFWEEQRLLVVSDLHLEKGSSFATRGVLLPPYDTLATLSRLAAVISRHNPSIVIALGDSFHDRTAHERLSAEDRDAVAALQAGRDWIWISGNHDPMLPRDLGGTVADEVAIGPITFRHEPTGASGEIAGHLHPKARVSARGRSMERRCFASDGMRAVMPAFGAYAGGLSIRDEAFAKIFPTNGFVAHLLGHRRVHAIAASRCY, from the coding sequence ATGACGGAGCAAGTGGCACTCTCGATTTCTTCAACTCGCACTTTGGACGTCGCCGGCATCTCGCTCCACGCCGATCTCTCCGGCGCCTTGTTCTGGGAAGAGCAGCGCCTGCTGGTCGTTTCCGATCTGCATCTGGAAAAAGGCTCCAGCTTCGCCACGCGCGGCGTGTTGCTGCCGCCTTACGATACGCTGGCGACGCTCAGCCGTCTCGCTGCAGTCATCTCCCGCCACAATCCAAGTATCGTCATCGCGCTCGGCGACAGTTTTCACGATCGCACGGCGCATGAGCGCCTCTCCGCAGAGGATCGCGACGCCGTCGCCGCACTCCAGGCCGGCCGCGACTGGATCTGGATCTCAGGCAATCACGATCCGATGCTGCCGCGCGATCTCGGCGGCACCGTCGCCGACGAGGTCGCGATCGGCCCGATCACCTTCCGCCACGAGCCGACCGGCGCAAGCGGCGAGATCGCCGGCCATCTGCATCCCAAGGCCCGCGTCTCCGCGCGCGGCCGCTCGATGGAGCGCCGCTGCTTCGCCAGTGACGGGATGCGCGCCGTGATGCCGGCCTTCGGCGCCTATGCCGGCGGCCTCAGCATCCGCGATGAAGCGTTCGCGAAAATCTTTCCGACCAACGGCTTTGTCGCCCATCTGCTCGGCCACCGCCGCGTCCACGCGATTGCCGCGTCGCGGTGTTATTGA
- a CDS encoding ligase-associated DNA damage response DEXH box helicase, which produces MPPRILKSPAETPALLPDRFNAWFAARGWSPRAHQLALLEKAREDRSALLIAPTGAGKTLAGFLPTLVELSSDAAQRETGPKKSLISTGRSLQRTGGLHTLYISPLKALAVDIARNLERPIAEMALPVKVETRTGDTPVSRRQRQRRYPPDVLLTTPEQLALLLSSDDAPFLFSSLKRIVLDELHALVTSKRGDLLSLGLARLWRLAPQLRAIGLSATVAEPEQLARFLVPQPEGKQTAADIVIAGGAAPPEVEMLDTRESLPWAGHSARHALPEIYELIKANKTTLVFVNTRSQAEMLFQNLWSMNDDGLAIALHHGSLDVAQRRKVEDAMSAGRLRGVVCTSSLDLGVDWGDVDLVVNIGAPKGSSRLMQRIGRANHRLDEASRAVLVPANRFEVLECRVAIDAIAENAQDTPPLRTGALDVLAQHVLGCACGQPFLSDEIYEEVRTAAPYANLSRQDFDDVVDFVASGGYALKTYERFARIKQDKEGRWRVANPKVRQSYRMNVGTIVEDDMLKVRLVRSRGGQGKAGGSTGVIARGGRLLGEIEEAFIEGLSPGDTFVFSGEVVRYETLVEDQVYVSRAHDKDPKVPSYMGGKFPLSTYLAERVRRLLDDFSAWGGLPEQVRDWLSLQKDVSRVPAVRELLVESFPRANKHYLVCYPFEGRLAHQTLGMLLTRRLERARARPLGFVANEYAVAIWGLGDLSFMIRDGRIDLDALFDPDMLGDDLEAWLAESALMKRTFRNCAIISGLIARRHIGEEKSRRQVLFSTDLVYDVLRKHQADHVLLRAARADAATGLLDLRRLSDMLIRIQGHITHRELDHVSPLAVPVMLEIGRESVYGEAADELLAEAANELVKEAMS; this is translated from the coding sequence GTGCCGCCCCGCATCCTCAAATCCCCGGCCGAGACGCCTGCGCTGCTGCCCGACCGCTTCAATGCGTGGTTCGCGGCCCGCGGCTGGTCGCCGCGCGCGCATCAATTGGCGCTGTTGGAGAAGGCGCGCGAGGACCGCTCGGCGCTCTTGATCGCGCCGACCGGCGCCGGCAAGACGCTGGCGGGATTTCTGCCGACGCTGGTGGAGCTGTCCTCTGATGCAGCTCAGCGGGAGACTGGCCCGAAGAAAAGCCTCATCTCCACCGGCCGCAGCCTGCAGCGCACCGGCGGCCTGCACACGCTCTACATCTCGCCGCTGAAAGCGCTCGCCGTCGACATCGCGCGCAACCTGGAGCGGCCGATCGCCGAAATGGCGCTGCCGGTCAAGGTCGAGACCCGCACCGGCGATACGCCGGTGTCGCGCCGGCAGCGCCAGCGGCGCTATCCGCCGGACGTCCTGCTGACCACGCCGGAGCAGCTCGCGCTGCTGCTCTCTTCCGACGACGCGCCGTTCCTGTTCTCCTCGCTCAAGCGCATCGTGCTCGACGAGCTGCATGCGCTGGTGACCTCCAAGCGCGGCGATCTGCTTTCGCTCGGCTTGGCGCGGCTGTGGCGGCTGGCGCCGCAGCTGCGCGCGATCGGCCTGTCGGCGACGGTGGCCGAGCCGGAGCAGCTCGCGCGCTTTCTGGTGCCGCAGCCCGAAGGCAAGCAAACCGCTGCGGACATCGTCATCGCAGGCGGCGCCGCGCCGCCTGAGGTCGAGATGCTCGACACCCGCGAAAGCCTGCCCTGGGCCGGCCACAGCGCGCGCCACGCGCTCCCTGAAATCTACGAGCTGATCAAGGCGAACAAGACCACGCTGGTCTTCGTCAACACCCGCAGCCAGGCCGAGATGCTGTTCCAGAATCTCTGGAGCATGAACGACGACGGCCTCGCCATCGCGCTGCATCACGGATCGCTCGACGTCGCCCAGCGCCGCAAAGTCGAGGACGCCATGTCGGCGGGCAGACTGCGCGGCGTGGTCTGCACCTCCTCGCTCGACCTCGGCGTCGACTGGGGCGATGTCGATCTCGTCGTCAATATCGGCGCGCCCAAGGGATCCTCGCGCCTGATGCAGCGCATCGGCCGCGCCAACCACCGTCTCGACGAGGCCTCGCGCGCGGTGCTGGTGCCGGCCAATCGCTTCGAGGTGCTGGAGTGCCGCGTCGCCATCGATGCCATCGCCGAGAATGCGCAGGACACACCGCCCTTGCGCACGGGCGCGCTCGATGTGCTGGCTCAGCACGTGCTCGGCTGCGCCTGCGGCCAGCCCTTCCTCTCGGACGAGATCTACGAGGAGGTGCGCACCGCCGCGCCCTACGCAAACCTGTCGCGCCAGGACTTCGACGACGTCGTCGATTTCGTCGCCTCCGGCGGCTACGCGCTGAAGACCTATGAGCGCTTCGCCCGCATCAAGCAGGACAAGGAAGGGCGCTGGCGCGTCGCCAACCCAAAAGTGCGGCAGAGCTACCGCATGAATGTCGGCACCATCGTCGAGGACGACATGCTGAAGGTGCGCCTGGTGCGCTCGCGCGGCGGCCAAGGAAAAGCAGGCGGTTCGACAGGGGTGATCGCGCGCGGCGGCAGGCTGCTTGGCGAGATCGAGGAGGCCTTCATCGAGGGCTTGAGCCCCGGCGACACCTTCGTGTTCAGCGGCGAGGTGGTGCGTTATGAGACCCTGGTCGAGGACCAGGTCTATGTCTCGCGCGCGCATGACAAAGACCCGAAGGTGCCATCCTATATGGGCGGCAAATTCCCGCTCTCGACCTATCTCGCCGAGCGCGTGCGCCGGCTGCTCGATGATTTCAGCGCATGGGGCGGCTTGCCGGAGCAGGTGCGCGACTGGCTGTCGCTGCAAAAGGACGTCTCGCGCGTGCCTGCGGTGCGCGAGCTCCTGGTCGAGAGCTTTCCGCGCGCCAACAAGCATTATCTCGTCTGCTATCCCTTCGAAGGCCGTCTCGCGCACCAGACCCTCGGCATGCTGCTCACGCGGCGGCTGGAGCGCGCCCGCGCCCGGCCGCTCGGCTTCGTCGCCAACGAATATGCCGTGGCGATCTGGGGGCTTGGCGATCTCTCCTTCATGATCCGCGACGGCCGGATCGATCTCGACGCGCTGTTTGACCCTGATATGCTCGGCGACGATCTCGAAGCCTGGCTCGCCGAGTCCGCGCTCATGAAGCGCACCTTCCGCAATTGCGCGATCATCTCCGGCCTGATCGCGCGGCGGCATATCGGCGAAGAGAAAAGCCGCCGCCAGGTGCTGTTCTCGACCGATCTCGTCTACGACGTCCTGCGCAAGCACCAGGCCGACCACGTGCTCTTGCGCGCCGCGCGCGCCGATGCCGCCACCGGCCTGCTCGACCTGCGCCGCCTCAGCGATATGCTGATACGCATCCAGGGCCACATCACCCATCGGGAACTCGATCACGTCTCCCCGCTCGCCGTCCCCGTGATGCTGGAAATCGGCCGCGAGTCAGTTTATGGCGAAGCTGCAGACGAGCTGTTGGCGGAGGCCGCCAATGAGCTGGTCAAAGAGGCGATGTCGTAG
- a CDS encoding ABC transporter substrate-binding protein has protein sequence MTKNPSRRDFSAAALATIAASTLPAPYVWAAEKKYDAGASDTEIKIGQTVPHSGPGSLYGVLGRIGEAYFQMLNEKGGINGRKIKFLTMDDAYSAPKCVEATRRLVEQEEVLALYGSLGTAPQTAVHKYLNSKGVPQLLLNTGASKWNNPKEFKWTMAGLPLYPTEARILARHVVSVKPNAKIGILYQNDDFGRDFLGPFKKVLTDAGGTAQVIMEQTYDLTEPTVDSQLINLSKSGADVFYNISTGKASSQSIRKVAELGWKPLQLLSAGSTGRSILSAAGLENATGIVAIRYNKEVGLPKWEKDPDVMAFEELRKKYTPAIDPDNTIAFAGYGQAVTMGEILRRCGDDLTRANVLKQASNLNGFHSPYFLDGVTYSYTPADYTPMKTLFISTFTGKDWDISDKPMSE, from the coding sequence ATGACCAAGAATCCATCGCGGCGCGATTTCAGCGCCGCCGCGCTCGCTACCATCGCCGCATCCACCTTGCCCGCGCCATATGTCTGGGCCGCGGAGAAGAAATACGATGCGGGCGCCAGCGACACCGAGATCAAGATCGGCCAGACCGTGCCGCATTCCGGCCCCGGCTCGCTCTATGGCGTGCTCGGTCGCATCGGCGAAGCCTATTTCCAGATGCTGAACGAGAAGGGCGGCATCAACGGGCGCAAGATCAAGTTCCTCACCATGGACGACGCCTATAGCGCGCCAAAATGCGTCGAGGCGACGCGGCGCCTGGTCGAGCAGGAGGAGGTGCTGGCGCTCTATGGCTCGCTCGGCACCGCGCCGCAGACCGCCGTGCACAAATACCTGAACTCCAAGGGCGTGCCGCAGCTCCTGCTCAACACCGGCGCGTCGAAGTGGAATAACCCGAAAGAGTTCAAATGGACGATGGCGGGCCTGCCGCTCTATCCGACCGAGGCGCGCATTCTCGCGCGGCACGTCGTCAGCGTGAAGCCGAACGCCAAGATCGGCATCCTCTACCAGAACGACGATTTCGGCCGCGACTTCCTAGGTCCGTTCAAGAAGGTGCTGACTGACGCCGGCGGCACCGCGCAGGTGATCATGGAGCAGACCTACGATCTCACCGAGCCGACCGTCGATTCCCAGCTCATCAACCTCTCGAAATCGGGCGCCGACGTCTTCTACAACATCTCCACCGGCAAGGCGTCGTCGCAGTCGATCCGGAAAGTGGCCGAGCTCGGCTGGAAGCCGCTGCAGCTGCTGTCGGCGGGCTCGACCGGCCGCTCCATCCTCAGCGCCGCGGGCCTGGAGAACGCCACCGGCATCGTCGCCATCCGCTACAACAAGGAAGTCGGCCTGCCCAAATGGGAGAAGGATCCGGACGTGATGGCGTTCGAGGAGCTGCGCAAGAAGTACACGCCGGCGATCGATCCCGACAACACCATTGCCTTCGCCGGCTACGGCCAGGCCGTGACCATGGGCGAGATCCTGCGCCGCTGCGGCGACGATCTCACCCGCGCCAACGTGCTGAAGCAGGCATCAAACCTCAACGGTTTCCACTCGCCCTACTTCCTCGACGGCGTCACCTACAGCTACACGCCCGCGGACTACACACCGATGAAGACGCTGTTCATCTCCACCTTCACCGGCAAGGACTGGGACATCTCCGACAAGCCGATGTCGGAGTAG
- a CDS encoding class I SAM-dependent DNA methyltransferase — protein MPLRLFLTSGDLMADRRFEFARDLQLKGDLPEAADLLEQAIELAPDFTSAWFTLGEIRQQLGERDKAIAAFREACRSDPGDQHGAGLHLMRLGEAEIAEMPKAYVQALFDQYAPRFEHTLINDLGYRAPSLIFKAVLASRVAAKKPAFFKRTIDLGCGTGLAAAAFAKQVDHFIGIDLSPGMIKQARATNLYAELEVADMIDGLRGKSDASANLVVAADAFVYLSDLAPVLTEIKRVLAAGGVLVFTLETHDGSGIVLGEGLRYAHSAEYARGAIAKAGLKLLTLESASPRNENNEPVRGLVVVAEKT, from the coding sequence ATGCCCTTGCGCCTATTCCTGACCTCCGGCGATCTCATGGCCGACCGTCGCTTCGAGTTCGCGCGCGACCTCCAGCTCAAGGGTGATCTGCCGGAGGCCGCGGACCTGCTGGAGCAGGCGATCGAGCTCGCGCCTGATTTCACCTCGGCCTGGTTCACGCTCGGCGAAATCCGGCAGCAGCTCGGCGAACGCGACAAGGCGATCGCGGCGTTTCGAGAAGCGTGCCGATCCGATCCTGGGGATCAGCACGGAGCCGGCCTGCATTTGATGCGGCTCGGCGAGGCAGAGATCGCGGAGATGCCGAAGGCCTATGTGCAGGCCCTGTTTGACCAATATGCTCCGCGCTTCGAGCACACGCTGATCAACGATCTCGGCTATCGCGCTCCGAGCCTGATCTTCAAGGCGGTGTTGGCCTCACGCGTTGCCGCCAAGAAGCCCGCCTTCTTCAAGCGCACCATCGATCTCGGCTGCGGCACCGGGCTCGCGGCCGCCGCCTTCGCCAAGCAGGTCGATCATTTCATCGGCATCGATCTGTCGCCCGGCATGATCAAGCAGGCGCGTGCGACGAACCTCTATGCCGAGCTCGAAGTCGCCGACATGATCGATGGCCTGCGCGGCAAGAGTGATGCGAGCGCGAACCTCGTCGTCGCCGCGGATGCCTTCGTCTATCTCTCCGATCTTGCGCCGGTGCTCACCGAGATAAAGCGCGTGCTTGCAGCCGGCGGCGTGCTCGTCTTCACGCTGGAGACGCATGACGGTAGCGGCATCGTGCTCGGCGAAGGCCTGCGCTATGCCCATTCCGCGGAATATGCGCGCGGCGCCATCGCGAAGGCCGGGCTCAAACTTCTCACGCTGGAGTCGGCCTCGCCGCGCAACGAGAACAACGAGCCGGTACGCGGCCTCGTCGTCGTCGCCGAGAAAACTTGA
- a CDS encoding ligase-associated DNA damage response exonuclease: MRPQDILLPVAAGLCCKPGGFHIDPVRPVERAVITHGHSDHARAGHGAVLATQETLDMMRLRYGENFAGSTQTIRYGEEIRLGDVTVKFHPAGHVLGSAQIAVTCNDTCIVASGDYKDAPDPTCTPFELVPCDVFITEATFGLPVFRHGDAADEVKKLLASVALFPERAHLVGAYSLGKAQRVIALLRQAGYDAPIYLHGAMETITHYYQSRGIELGELRPVKGVKKAALAGTITLAPPSATSDLWTRRFPDPVTAFASGWMRVRARARQRGIELPLVISDHADWDGLTATIAATGAGEIWVTHGQEDALVHWCQSKGLKARPLDLVGYGDEEESETPIQDEAEA; this comes from the coding sequence ATGCGCCCGCAAGACATCCTGCTGCCAGTTGCTGCCGGCCTGTGCTGCAAGCCCGGCGGCTTCCATATCGACCCTGTGCGCCCGGTCGAGCGGGCCGTGATCACCCACGGCCATTCGGATCATGCCCGCGCCGGCCACGGCGCGGTGCTGGCGACGCAGGAAACCCTGGACATGATGCGGCTGCGCTACGGCGAGAATTTTGCCGGCTCGACCCAGACGATCCGCTATGGCGAGGAGATCCGGCTCGGCGACGTCACCGTCAAGTTTCACCCGGCTGGCCACGTCTTGGGCTCGGCGCAGATCGCGGTGACCTGCAACGACACCTGCATCGTTGCTTCCGGTGACTACAAGGACGCGCCCGACCCGACCTGCACCCCGTTTGAGCTCGTGCCCTGCGACGTCTTCATCACCGAGGCCACCTTTGGGCTGCCGGTGTTTCGTCACGGCGATGCGGCCGACGAGGTCAAGAAGCTGCTGGCCTCGGTCGCGCTGTTTCCGGAGCGTGCGCATCTCGTCGGCGCCTATTCGCTCGGCAAGGCGCAGCGCGTGATCGCGCTGCTGCGCCAGGCCGGCTACGACGCGCCGATCTACCTCCATGGCGCGATGGAGACGATCACGCATTACTATCAGAGCCGCGGCATCGAACTTGGCGAATTGCGGCCCGTGAAAGGCGTGAAGAAAGCGGCGCTCGCCGGCACCATCACGCTGGCACCGCCGTCGGCGACATCCGATCTCTGGACACGGCGCTTTCCCGATCCCGTCACCGCCTTTGCCTCGGGGTGGATGCGCGTGCGCGCTCGCGCGCGGCAGCGCGGCATCGAACTGCCGCTTGTGATCTCCGACCACGCCGATTGGGATGGCCTCACCGCCACCATCGCCGCGACCGGCGCCGGCGAGATCTGGGTCACCCACGGCCAGGAAGACGCGCTGGTACATTGGTGCCAGAGCAAAGGCCTGAAAGCGCGGCCGCTCGATCTCGTCGGCTATGGCGACGAGGAGGAGAGCGAGACGCCGATTCAAGACGAGGCCGAAGCATGA